The DNA region agcaattaatcaataaaatcaCACGGTTAGATTCAACCGTCTTCCACAATGAAAATcggacaaaaatttcttcaacctagtctaaTAAGTGCAAAATGTAGTGTTTTATGAacagagttttccttcaaactaagtTGGAGGAACTTCTttcaactcagtctataaaaatgatacaTGTCATTTGAACATATGATATgcacgtgtttttttttataatagtaagaaaaaagttgaaataaataatattaaaaactcatatgcatctcacatgttattaaaaactCTGTCCgtgttttatttaatattttaatagtcatttattgttATTCCACTagtctaaaaatttaaacattaaattttttagaaactcaaaaatattgATTGACACTTGTCACTATCAACGTAGgttgaataaaatttcttccaaattaatttggaggaaatttgtgtccattaaaattttctcatttctcatttttcttttctttttttttttttttatcataattgatCTTTAATTATTCCATGCTTATCACACAATCAAGTGATAAGAGCATTGCAATTAATGtcatgattttatattgaattttaaCCTAATATTCGTTTCTAGGTCTTCTATGAAAGTGACAACATAAAATCATTAATGATAGTTTTTGTAGACGTGTAAGAACTCCGCCCTTGAATTTAACACTAACAATATGTATTCACGTGTTTGCGGTTTGGTTTGAAATGTGTTGAGATATGTGCATAAGGAGTGatattataagtctttttagattttttttatagtcATCTCAAATATattgtggtttttaaaattactaatagatcAAACATTAATATATCACATCTTAAatttaacagtaattttaaaagtcacatcacatttggaatgactctgaaaaaattataggaatacttatagcattactcatgtaTAAGACTAGACAATTAAACTCTAatctaacttatttaattaaatgaccCATTAATTCTAACTCGTTAATTTCGTATTAGGTTCGTGGGTAGTGTCAAAATTGTCAGTCCTAAATGTCACCTGTCTTATTcgaatcatgttgaataatcATAACTTGATCTCATTTAACTCAAACATCGGGTGTACACGTGGTATGTAAGTGAACAACTTAATAAGTGATATAATGctatattgaaagaaaaaaaaaaaaatctaattcaaATAGAGCAAAGCTAATAATattcatgtattttttatttttcctataaaGTTTGCATAcatccaaattaaaaaaaaaaagaaaaaaagaaaaaaagaaaagaaaagaagcataTTTTTAAGAAGTCACGTCTCTAATAATTTAGAATCATATCAATATATCATTCTAAATTATTAGAAACGTGACTTCTTaaaaatatgcttttttttttttttttttttcttggagtaACGTGTTGGGTttagcttttattaaaaaaataaaaaaagaagggaaagaaagtgACAGAGATTTTAGAGATAGGTCATAGGGATTGGTAGAGAAGACGCCACGTGGTGTTATTTGGGTGGTGACAACGTTGGATTGAAAGTAGTTGACGACACACCAGAATATATCTCTAAGCTATTATCCACCATTGATATCTTCGCGATTCCTTTTGCCGTACGTTGTTTAGTATGGATTTTCTTAGTGAGTTTGAAAAACGggtattgttttttttcttctttatgaCCACACAATTATACCCTCCAAAAAGATGTTTAACTATTACCGCCCAATCAGTGACATAAATGTTAGTTTCTTTTTCCCCACTCTCACAATCTCGTTTGTGCACCACCTATTTGGTATTCGgcctaagagagagagagagagagagggggagagggaAACAGGGAAAGAGAGATTGAAAGGTCTGTGGGTGGAGGAGGATTTGGTGACCGTGGTGAAGAATCTGTTGGACTGAGGTGGGAGGGACCCAACACCTCACGTCCATCATCATCCTCTTTATCAATCTCTTTATCTTCTCTTCCTCCTCACCTCCATCACCACCCCTCCACAAGGTGCTTTTGTCTTGGACTTCTGGAGTCTTTTCCATTAGTTTATAGAGATATTGAGGGGTTGGGTGCACCTAATTGTGCTTCAACCCCAACAACCTAGATCTGTTCTCTACCTTATTATTTGCAAAAAGATTTGTTTGTTCAGCAGGAATTCAAAGATTTTGGAGATATGGGTCTTTGTATCTAGACTTATCTTGATCATTTTCTTGGGATTCGAAGTTTTCCAGTTGTCAGAAAAAAGCCATATCGGATCTGAGTGCCCCACCTTCATTGGCTTCCTGGGTTCATCCAATACAACCCCCCTCTTTTTCTTGTTAAGCATCTGGTACAAACCCATTTactcttctccctctctttgTATGACAGCTGTTGAGCTTGTCTGTACGGTTGGGttcctttttttggggggccatttttttttaagaaaaaagaagagggagaagaagcTCTTCGCTTCCTTTGCTTTCTAGATTGGATTGGCTGAGGTGACTTCCCACCAAAGTTCGTTCCTTTGAGGTGTCTATAGTTGCTCTCCTCCTTTAGTCCGATTAAACTTTGATGAGGAGGCCCACCGTTGGGGTTTGGTGGGCTTTCGTCGAGCCAATAAGAACCCATATTTGAAAGTTGTTTGAAGATCCtctttgcttgtttatttttaggTGGTTGAGAAGGAAGTGAAACGAAATTCTGTTTCCTCTTTATTTTGCCATTTGCTTGTTACATAATTGGTTCCTCCATTGACATCGCCATATTCACACTGATGAGCGAGCCTCTTTTGACCCGTAAATAGTAGTCCCTTTTTGTAATGCTACTTTACTTCTTGATCACTTGCTTCTCCTTCATCCTCTTTATAACGCCTCTCAAACCGCTCCCACCATGGGCTAATGAGGTGAGATTGTTGTCCCTCTGGTTTTGGAAAGActtatcattcttttccatacCCGAGTTGATAAAGAATTCCCTCTTAAGTAGCCGTCTTTCTCTAATTCCGTACAAAATGTCTTTGATAAAGAAGAGTCTGAGTCCCAAAGTAGACAACTTTGAGGAGACCGGACAGATGTCGGTGTTGGACTTGCCTGAGTTGGCCTTGGAATGCATTCTTGAGAGGCTGCCTCCGGCTGCACTTTGTAGCACGGCTGGTGTTTGCAGCTCTTTGAGGGAGAGATGCAAGAGCGACCACCTTTGGGAGAAGCACATGAAACAGAAATGGGACACAATAATCGGCCCTGCTGCTTACAGAGAGTGGCAATGGTATCTTGCTTCGAAAACAGATTCTAACTATGTAAAGCAAGGCAAGCAGAAGGGGCTGATGAGGCTTCTAGCTCTCAGTTGGCCTTTTTCATTGTTTAAGTCCAAGGTTGATGATACCAGCAGGCGGAGAAATTCTTTACCTGTCGATTCCATCATGGCTTGGTATCTTGCTCTTGAGACTGGCAAATTCTGGTTCCCTGCTCAGGTCTATAACCGCGAGGTATTGATTGTTGTTATATGTATCGGCTATGATAAAGCTTCTTTCAGCTTCAAGTTCATATTTTGGTCACCAGTTTTTTTAACCaatttcggtttttttttttttttttgtagaatgGCCATGTTGGGTTTATGTTGTCATGCTATGATGCTGAAGTTAGCTATGATTCGCGCACTGACACCTTCCAAGCCAGGTAATTGGACAAATAGCCTTCTTCGGACTTGATTTTGGGTAATTCTATTGTTTTTTCAATATGTATAACTCTGGGATAGTTTGATTAGGAGATGATAATATGTGGTTTTTTCTCATCTGGGTGGTTTGTTTTAACTTCAAAAGAGTTTGTCTATTGCAGGTATCCACCTCATGGAAGGAGACCAGTTGCTATTGAGAATGGTGTGCCGTGGGAAAGGCTAAGAGCACCACCTGTTGATACTCCTCCACACGATCTTCACATCTCCGACTGTTTGAGTGAGTTACGCCCTGGCGATCACATTGAGATTCAGTGGAGAAGAAACAAAGAGTTCCCTTATGGTTTGTTCCTCACACAAATCTCCTTGCAGTGAACATTTATATGCTTACTTTTTCTGTCAATTTTATCTAGCTCAATATTGGGTGGCtacttgttttgattttctagattctttttctttgttttattatttctcttgtTATATAATCTGGGTTGGTGGGAGATGGATAGAAGCAAAGAAGTCCTTGTAAGAAACTTCAAGGAAGATTGAATATAGTTTGGGGAAATACCAATTGACATGTCATGCTACTAGAAAGTAGTTAAACCTAATTCctataaaaaatactttttcaagCTTAATCCCGTTATTTTTCCAGAGGCTGGCGCCACGCCTGATGatcatacaaaataaataatgaatattatattttaaaattattcttccatcatttataaaatatattcacTGCTTGATAAGAGGTTCCATATGTTGCAGGTTGGTGGTATGGTATCGTAGGTCACTTGGAATTGTGTGATGGAAATGAAAATTACTGCCGTTGTCATCATAGCGGTGAGTTGatctcatctttcttttttacttgCATCTGTATTTCCCTTCTATTTATGAGTCTTTAGAGGAAAAAggtggaagagagagagaaagatgggTAGGAGGGGGTAAAAATGTGTAAGATTTTGTTATTAGTCTTGCAAGAAGCCAATGACATCTCTAAAATGTGGATGGCATGAATGTGAAGTATACTTTCACAGACCACACCAGTTTAGGCAAGGTCCCTTTCTtgaattcaatttttcaatatttGGACCGCCATTTATGCTATTTGGTTGGTCCCCAAAACATATATCCCTGTCAGCATGTCATGGTTTCCACCAACACTATGATAACTTCTGTCTCAGTGGAATATTTGTGGCCAACCACACTGCAAGAATTCAAGGTTTCCTCTGTCTTTTGCCCTGTTAGAAATCTTTTCCTTGCTATGTGGGCTATATAATGTCATTGTTAGCCgccttttttttcatttatgttAATTGGCTACCAATAGGTGCTCTCTAATCAAGTTGCACCTCAAAAGTAACTTCCATCTACCACTCATTTCACAAGaaatttctgtgtttttttcCATGACCGCAACAAATCATCAGCAAGGAAATAatgatcaataaaatataaaatagtagCAAAATTGTTTCTGCTTGCAACTTGCCACTTGACAAAGTGGTATAGCTTTTTGTGTTAAAGCAAATCAGTCTACTTCAAGCAGGTGAAACCTCTTTTAGGGTTTACAtacactgtttttttttttaaaaaaaaaaaaaaaaaaaccttaaaaacatCTGCTCAAGGATGGTTTGGTTTACTGTTTTTTTAACGATTTGCTTATTTTGATTTACTGGGTATAAATTAGAATTTAACAGGGTCTAAGCTTTCCTTACAGCCAAGGGCATTTCAGCTTGGTGCTTCATGAATATCCATTACAAGAATATTTTATTGTAATAGTAAATTTAGAATAAATAGTGTATGGAAGggaagaaaaaagcaaaagaaacaatATCAGCAGTAAATGCCTTGCTGTTTACTGGATGCTAATTTAAGTTGTAACCTTCAATTTGTGCCAACAGACAATGTGGTGCTGGAGTTCAATCAGTACACCCCTGGTTCACAGTGGAGGCGTGCGACTGTCGACCGGAAAGACCACAGGGAAGAGGGAAATGAGGCAGATGGGTTTTATGGAGGAATCAGAAAGCTTAAGAATGAAGTTGAGATTTCCACATGGAAGCGGCTTTGGCCGGCAGAAGTCTTGGAATAGTACACCCTTTGTATTGAAAGGGTTATTACTGCATCCCCACGCATTGAACATAGAGGCCCATTCTTCTGTATCAAATGAATTAACTGAATTTTCACTTCGCAAAAGTGGATTTCAGAAATTGAAAACCAGCTTCTTATTCAGTTGCATGGATGTGGAGGCCATGCTccctttgttttcctttttaaggTTTACATTTTTCTTCTGGGAGATTTCAGGGTGTTTCATGAAATGCCAATCCATGAAAATTGCCTCCTGTTTACGCCAAATTGATGTACAATATTTACCCCCAtgatatatattgtattttaaTAGATAGTCCCTTCCTTTTTGGTTGGGATAACAACATAAGAATGATAGCTTTGAAATCTTATAGcatcaatttctctctctctctctctctctctctctcaaatataAATCACCCAGAAATTAAGAAGCTTTTTATGCCTGGATTGCTGCAAAACCTCCTCAACCTGgagtcaatttttttgttacaaGTTGTAAACAGATGAAGTAGCTAATAGAGTACGATGAAGATGAAAGAATACATGCTGAATGGTATTGAAAACGCCACCATTATGGCTTATTGGCTTCCCCTATTGATGTCTTCGGATTTGTATACTCACTTGAAGGACTGACGAGGACCCCATTTTCTCAATGTGTCTAGAGCAGCTGCTTTCTCTCGAATCCCAACtttttgcccttatttttttagagaaaaagatCAGCCCCAACTTTCTGAGAATCACAAAATCAAAACCCCCAACTGTACATTGTTTGTGTCATCATTAATGTTTCTCCTCTTGCTATGATCTACTCCCTAAGCAATCAATAGGATTTTTTTGGTAGGCCAATCCCAAAAGGACAAATTTCCAATAGATTgggttgtaataattatttcaaCTAAGTTTTTGAAAGTATCATGTGTTCCTTGAGAATTTgagaagcattttttttttaatcctattaaaaaagcatgtgagaaatacgtagtattaaaaaaaaaacatgttttttacATATTAAGGAACACATGACACTTTTAAAGGCTGAGTTAGTAAAATTTTCCAACAACCTAATTTgcgaaaaacaacaagaaaaccATGAGAATATACCGTTGATCTGTTCTTCGTTTGTGCGCACCCGTTTTGAAGCTTCAAAATCAGAGATACATACCTTACAGACAAAGTTTCTACATAGATGAGTTTATCAGGTACCCACTTCTACATGACAAACTGACAAGAACATGTCAAAATAACCGAAACAGTTGAATGGAACTTGAACACTAGTAATATCCAAGTGTCCGTAGACAGGTAGTGAGCCTGTCGGTAAAGATAAGTTAATTCCAAactctgtattttttttggatgaatcagtatcaatttttataacatCAACTATACCTCTGTACAATTTTGCAATAAACCAGCAGAAACCAAGATTTTGAAACAGATTTCAAAATCTCAAAACAGACAACAACAAAGTAGGGCTGAGCGtcggtcggtaatgtcggtttcggtagaaaatttttattttcgccTTTTGAACCGACAATGTCGGTAAAATCGGttatttcaccgacttattccgtcaaattttaatttatttcgcATTTCGAACCAAAtgcggtcggtaaagtcggtgttGGTCGgaagtcggtaaagtcggtgtcGGTTAAGTCGGTATGTGGAAAAGTGGCAAatttgtcggtaaagtcggtcgaaagtcggtcggtaaagtcggttcggttaaaaaacctcttccgcctaccgaaccgaaaaattcggaataaaaaaaatcatgccgcctATTGTCCGCCATTTAGTCGGTAACGGTCGGTGTCGGTCGAAAGTCGGTTAATCGGTAATTTGCTCAGCCCTACAACAAAGTACACCAAAACAAAGGACAAACTCATACTTCCAGCATAATGATGAAATATCATAAAAAGAGAATAGTAAAGCCCCTTCAATTTTCATGGTCTCTAGTCAGTGATTGCATATCAGACTTTTTCCTTTTGCAATGCTGAAAATAGCATGATCATAAGCAATACCTGATCATGCTTAGTTTGCAAAATAAGTTAAAGCAGAGTCGCCTAAGTTAACAGAGGAGCCTCAGATTTTTTCAGATGCCAAGAATTTTTGTTCATAAGAAAAACGTATTCTTAAAATCTGATGGAACCATTCATGTACATTGATTCATTGGCTAGAGCATCAAACTACTTGTGCTACTATCAATGTAGAGACACAAACCTACAACCATGTGCCAGCAAACTATTTGTGCTGCTATCAATGTAtagacacaaacaaacaaccatgAAAATGCATCACAAATAGGGCGGGCTAACCTGTAAATCTAACACGAAATTAGCGAGTTAGGGTTAAAAggtctgacccgtttaattaaatgggttagactAAAGTTGATTTAAATAATCTTATATCCACGCTTCGATATTACTTGAACCCGAAACTCGATATTTAGGATGGGCAATTTTTAACACAACCTATAAATCCGACATaaatccaacacaaaattaacttATGAGGGTTGAGGAGCcttacttgtttaattaaataaacttgGTTATAGTtaatctatatagtcttatatctatACTTTAACGAGACTTAATCCAACACGCGAGTACGAATTATCACCTCCTAATCATGAACAAGCTAAACATGGCATGTAGGCTCTTtgctaaataccaaaaaaaaaaacatatataacttGTTAGGAGTGCCAATAAGATTACATATATATTTGCGTTTCCCAGCAAAACCATTCAAAATCTACCACTGGCATATTGTAAAACACTCTATGGACAATATGCCCACTAATTAATTCCTACTGCAAACGCAACATACCATGAATTAGCTAGTAATTTACCCAACCTACAACCTGACTACTTATTTTTAGTAACTCATAAAGAACCCTACTTGCATACCTTCCATGCCAGTCCATTGCTCAATTATGTGCTGTCGTCCTTCTCCTCTTGATGGGCTCAAACACCGGCAATCTTCTGGAAGAGATGACGAAGCAAAGGTTGCCGGTGACATTATGGCGGAACATCCAGATAGTTACAAAATCTTCATGCCTGCTCAGATGATGTTCGTGGGAAAACCTTTTCCACCCTCCAGTGAGAATGTAAATCTTGGACGCCCACTGCTTGAACACCATTGGGTATGCCTTGCCTTCCAAGTCATACGTGGTGACAGGAATTCCCAGATTAATATTTTCATCCCCACCCAACAATGGCAGGAGAAAGTTTTCGACGTCCTGTTTGTTCATGGACAACCTGCTTTGATCATCCCTGATATCACTATCTGTCAGCTGCTTCTCGAAAGGCTTTGAGCATGCTCCAATGAGGCTAATAAGGCTCTGTACCGGTGGGATTTCTGGAGGGTTATAGGGTTCAATGGGAAGGCTAGATTCTCGTGGCTTTGTTGCTGCCTTATGCTTTCTTTTCAGTGCCTCCAAAGTTGTAGCAGTTTGCTTGTCCAATATCATGTGCCTTATGGAATTGCAAAGCAATGCCGCTCTCCCTACCTCTCTCAGTTCTTCAGGGTAGTTTTTGTCAATGAAATCATCGAACTTGCTTGCCTCTGAGCCTTTccccatccttttttttttttccttgcaaagagagaaaaacctGGAATTTGGAATGATGTGAAGTTCTCTCCTAGGGTTTCTAAAAGGGAAGTTCCTTGTGGAACAAGAAATCACTCTGATGTTTGAGACGGCCGACATTAGAAAACATATGGCAGTAAGGCTGTCACCCTTAACAGAGTCCTGTATGGAATGACCGTTGACCCGCCACCTGtgctcttcttttttaatatatatatattttcctccATTGTTTCTTTGTTATGACATGTATCctacttaataaaaatatatattaaaaaaaaaattataagggtGGTCCGACCGCCTTAGGTTCAACCAACCCTTTTGGCCAATTTGGTGGTGgcctaataaatttttattttttatttatattttattttaaacgaGATAGATGTCATTTATTGATTAGAAATGACGTGATAACactgttaaaaatttaatgaaaggTGGATCATATATGAAATGATATATTTGATAACAATTTTAACTTTGAGGAGTAAATTAATAACTTTTCAACCTCTGAAAAcgatttcattaaattcaataCCTCACTAACCATTAGaacatttttccatttttttaattgaatagggAAATAAGGGTTACAATTGATGATATTTTCCATTCCCGATTcagatggaagagagaatgaggGATTCTTTGAGAATATTTTCGAAATCGAGATGGAAACCGGCCCACTTAGTAATAACATGTGCACGGAAATTTGCACTATGAGACTTTTAAAGGAGGACAAGCCTAATCTAATACTATACTATTTGGCTaaaaaggaagcaaaaaaaTTATGATGCTAAATATCTGGATGATCAAAGTATCCATTTGGTTTAGTAGCCtgaaaaaatagtgatttcaaaaCATAGTTTAtaagtatattttttaaagatacaattaaaagtttagtaAATTTGTGgtttaccttttaaaattatggttaataacttttttggtacttgggttttaatgtttttattttctccattaggttttaaaacatgacaaatctagtacctcgGATTTTGGAAAATGCCGAATCACTACCTCCGTTAATTTTTTGTCCATCCCAATTAACTGCAGTCCACATCATCTGCTCTTATATTGCGACATGtgttctaaaaataataataatataaaataataaacctaaaaaaaaaaaaaaaaattgaaaattctatggggatggccgaaccacccccaaaaggggtggtttggccacccccatagatttttttttttttaaggtttattattttatatttttattatttaatattattttt from Corylus avellana chromosome ca10, CavTom2PMs-1.0 includes:
- the LOC132163605 gene encoding F-box protein At2g32560-like, with amino-acid sequence MLLYFLITCFSFILFITPLKPLPPWANEVRLLSLWFWKDLSFFSIPELIKNSLLSSRLSLIPYKMSLIKKSLSPKVDNFEETGQMSVLDLPELALECILERLPPAALCSTAGVCSSLRERCKSDHLWEKHMKQKWDTIIGPAAYREWQWYLASKTDSNYVKQGKQKGLMRLLALSWPFSLFKSKVDDTSRRRNSLPVDSIMAWYLALETGKFWFPAQVYNRENGHVGFMLSCYDAEVSYDSRTDTFQARYPPHGRRPVAIENGVPWERLRAPPVDTPPHDLHISDCLSELRPGDHIEIQWRRNKEFPYGWWYGIVGHLELCDGNENYCRCHHSDNVVLEFNQYTPGSQWRRATVDRKDHREEGNEADGFYGGIRKLKNEVEISTWKRLWPAEVLE